TGATTAAACGTGGAAAGAAAATTGCACTTGTGTAAGGAAGATAACCACattataagataaataaatagaaattaaaatatcataacAAGCTTTGCAGTCATAACAGAATAGCGACGTTATCGCAAAaaaattccaacttccaagTAATATATGATTAGTAATAAGTAATTAATGCGTtactccttttttttatttttaaaaaaattataacaaactTCCATGAGTTTAGATTAAAGTGAATAGATTGATAAAGTGATAAAAGAGATTAATCgtcattaaatttataattttaaacttcattatcttaatttaaaagtaattaatccTACATTATATTACCGTACTATTTCTctcatttttaaaataattttcttttagtcaccaaaaaaaataattttcttttgagCAGACATTTTAAAAGAACTTAATCTAACTTCTATGCACAAAACACGAAATTCCAATCATAGATGGCTGCGGGGGCCAATCTTGATAATTGTGGCAGCCATGGACCAATGATATGATGATCCAAAGTCCGAACAACGAAAATGTCTTATCGAAACTAAAGAGTTCACTCAAAAACATGGAAGAGGGAAGATTCCTTAAAAACGACAACGTTTCCATACATTTTGAGAAACCGCATAGCTGGACTCAACAAATGAACAATGGGCCAACGCAAAAAAGAGTGCGTGAAGATTGAGATGAGAGAAAGGTGAATTTTGAAGGgatgagaagaaagaagagtggGTTTGGATTTAGAAAGAGAGAGGTGGGAATGAAAAAGTTAGCTTGAGTTGAAAGTTTTCTTCTTGCCTAACAAACtgtttattttacaatttaccAGTCATTGTCACGTTATTAAATGTCCTTATCTTAATATCATTgactatttatatatgtattattattatgtaacaTTGTGCACACATTACACAATTGCACATGTCTTGCTCCTCTGTCCAACaattccctttccctttttatCCGTGTCTGTGTTTCACATATTTCcgcattcaatctcttcttcattctggTGAGGTATTGCATTTTGATACTCTTGTTCTTCTCCAATATCCAGGTACTATCTTTAACTGtctctctccctccctctctctctctctctgaaatatattattatattattataattaaagtGCATAGTGACTCAATTATTGGACACGGGAGTATAATATAGGAAAACTTTTTGAGTATATCAATACACtaatattttagtcatttttaacggttgattttaattatgaaaaaatatatataattaaaattaagggTTAAAATTTACTGAAACTTTCTGTTAGTATAATATGATTATATGAAGAGAAATTGGCCATGTAGCAAGAGCTATATATGGCTTAATGCAGCTAGCTAGTTTCTCACTTTGTACTTATATCAGCATAGATTTGTAAATTCGTTATGAAAAAATGGAAAACCTATTATCACACTATCAGATGATGCGATCTAGAGAATTCACCTTTACTTAATTTCGGAAAACATGGTGAATTAGTTGTAATATATAAGTAAAAAAGTTCTGATCGCTTTTGTCAAATGTGGTCTTTGAAAACTGATTTCAGTTTTGCGCAGGATTTTCCCATTTCTTATAGTTAGGGTGAAGATCACAGATAGATAATAGCTGGAAATAAGTTTTTCTCTTTGGCATGGAGAGAAGACCATCTCCTCTGGTTGACCAAACATGCACGTCGCGAATGTTcggaatttttaattttcttggagGTCATTTCAGCAGAAAATTGGTTTTCAGTGCGAGGCATTTGAGTAGAGATGGCACTGGTAAGAGTTATAATTTGcacataatttcattttttaatttcctGAAGATGAGGAACTACATGTCTACAACTTTGCTACTCTAAAATCTGGCATTTCTGCTTTTTGTATCTCAGATGCAGGAAACACAAGCAACAGAAGTAGCTCAAGTGAGCTTAGTGCAGTTGATGAAATGTACCCTCACATTGGTGTAAGTTCTGATCATGCATAAATTGAGGATCCAGCAACTAATTTCATGAAAAATGTTTCATACATCATAAAGTTATGAATTAAGCTTTAGAGTTGCatgttaatttataattatattaccaCTGATGAAAGAGTTCTTCTGACTACAGGTAAATTCCAGAAGAAGAGATTATGGTTGTAAAAGTGTCAGTTGTGTGGAGAATGCTCAGATGGCGGCAGATCAAGGAAATAAAGTGACAAAGATGACTATTGATCCAAAATTTGTCAATAAAAACTATCTAAGCAAACAAGGTGCAGAATGTCAACCTGATCAACTCTTGGATGCTTTACAGATATTATACTCAAACAAAGAGCTTTTCCTAAAACTTCTACAAGATCCAAACTCTCTGCTGGTGAAACAGATAAGTGGTTTACAGAGTTCTCAAGTTAATAAATATCAAAACAGTAATGGAAGAAAATCTGGAAAGCCAGTTAAATCTTCCTTTGATAGACATGATTCCGGTTCAAATATTGAGCTGGAACTTCGTGACAAAATAGTGGTTCTGAAACCTACCACAAATAAGGAGAAAAATTCTGCTGCCACTAGATTTGATAGTCCATGGCTGCATTCTCATCGAAGCTTGATTCATAATCCACAAAATGCAAAGTTTTCACATTTTCCACTTTGTCATATAAAGAGGAAGTTGAGATATGTCATGAGAGCAAGGCGAAAAGAACAGAAAACTGATGGAAAGCCTGAAAATGATCCCTGTGGTTGCAAGTTCTTGCAAGATggcaaaatattaaaagaattgAAAAGTGTGGGAAATTCACTTGAGACTTCCCCTTCAATTTATGAGAAAAGGTTCAAAGATTCTGAATTGTGCATAGGAGAGGAGGATGCTTCGGTTAGCGAAAGTTGCAATAGGATGACAGGTGATGCTTCAGTCAGCCCTTCGGAGCAAAATACACTGAACATGCCTGTTAAAGATAGGAAAAGTCTGTCTGTAAggagaaaggagcatcttcctAACTTTGAGTCCATATCAAGCTTGCAAAGGTACTACAATCATGGTTATATCACTGAAGGGATGAGATACTTGGACAACTATCAAATGGACCATAGAACCAAGTTGGGGCTTCAAAAAGAAAGGGCAAATGGTTGTTCCATTAGATTTTTGGGACATAAAAATGCACCAAGAGATACCATTAAGACATTTAGTGATAAGTCGAAGCCTTTTGGTACTGATATTAGAACCGAAGAGAGTCTTCCTGGAGGCGATCTACATGCACAGTCTGATAATCCTAGAGGTATGCTAAAACTTTTTATTTGAACCTTAttggcaaattatatatatatatatatatgctttgAGAAGCTTATAAAATCTTGTTTTGATCCATTTAAGAGAGAAATTAAGATGTGTTCTTCTGAATCAGATGATGGATATAATGACAGTCCAACTCTCAACTTGGATAAAAGAAATTCAACCGGAGAAATTGAGCATTTTCAAGTAAGTTTCTTCTTACGTCTTTGACAATCTCGTTGAAACGACATAGAGATGCTAAGTTCTATCTTCTTACATCTATCAATTATTcacatcttttatttttcatcctTAATATGAATAATGAAATTCGATGTTTATTAGGATTCACATCCAGAGATCCAAATTCTGTCCTTTCCACCCAAAGTTGTTTCATCAAGCCCATTTTCCActgaaagaatagaagaaaggACTGAATCTGTTGTTGAGCATTCCACATTACAACcaggtatttttatttatttatttatttgtcgaGAGATATATTCAACtctactttcttgttctctctGTTATCAAAGCCAGTTCATGATTTAGGAATTATTGCAGATGAATATCTGGTACAAGCAGTGCACGAACAAATCGAAGATAACCATTTTGCAGAACTTGTAAGATCCTCCTTAAATGGAACAAACAATCTAGCCTCCTCCAAGGACATGTTGGACTGCTCAAGGGAAATTGTTAAGGTTTTCGGCTTGAAATGGGATGAACTCGTGATGAAGTGCGAATCAGCCGATATGCATGATCCATCCACATTTGATGAACTGAAAGGATCGATGGGTCAACTTTCTTGCAATGCAATCTTGCTTGACTGTGTCATGCAAGCATTCATGGAAGTATATCAGAATTGTGGTTTCCCATTTAACATTGCAAGGAAAAATCCACACTTCCAAGCATATTTTGCAAAGAAAATTCTTGCTCAAGAGATTGCTGAAGTGATTAAATTGCATTTTGTGCCTCATCCATCACAAATAACATTAGACCAGCTGGTTGGAAAGGACTTAGAAAGAAGTGAATCTTGGCTAAATATCCAAGTTGATATAGAACATATTgtgaaagaagtggaggaaGATGTGCTTGAAGATTTGGTATTGGAAATGGTATCTGAGATGGACATCAGAGACTTGAAAACTTTGCATGAACATCAAACAAAGCATAAAGGAAAATAATGTTAGTTTTTTTGGAATAAATCATACATGTGGTGAGTTGCGCATCCTGAGATAGTGAGATATAATTAAACTTGTATAGTATAAAGGACGTTATAATCTTTGCACCATTAGATTTATTCTCGAATTTTATGATTGTACTCTTGTCTAGAAAAATATCTTGAGTCTCAGatgtaatttaatatattatatatgaaattttttagGATAAAATAGAATGTAGATAATCTGTTTCAATATCTTATTTTGTATTACTTGTATGTATTTATTTGCGTTTCCAAAATAACACTAGGCTTGAAGTTCCGAAAAAGAAAACGAAGTTATAGAAAGTTTATGAAATTCTCAGCTAAAAAAGAAAGACTTCAACCAAACCcaattgataatttaatcattacgtttcaaataaattaagtgcTTATATTTAGTTTGTAATACTTGGTTCATCTTCTAAACATGAGAATGAACCAATGATAATGATAACAGATAGTCTGATACTTGAGATTGATGAAAAGCATACAATTTTCAgcaaagtaaacaaaaaaaagcacACCTTCACCTTAAAAATAACCACTTAAATGAAGACATTGCTTCTGTCTTCCGCTGAAGTCCCTCCTCTGATTCTAGCAAGTGTCGAAATCAAATGCTTTAGTTAAAGGAGGATTTGCTTCTAAATTTGGGTTTGGTTTTAATTGTATTAAACCGTATTGAATTAAACCGTTGGTTCAAATTATATggtctaaatttaaaaatatcaatataattttagATTAATATTTATGCCAATAAATTTACTTGATCTTTTTTTCCTTCAATAATAGAAATAGAGAAACTAAAGAATCAGTTATAGTTTATATATctaaatagaaataaatttaaatagttatactaaaataaatcatattaaaaaatatgaattaattaaatagttaatttaaatttaaaaagttagacaattatttatatttataattaaattaaatacttaCTAAGTGTTAATAATTACAATTTCATTAGTTATTGAAATATTGttgttataataaaaattagaaatctAATTTAAAGTTAAGGAtgctatttcaattttaatttacgtGTTAAgtatagttttattttatttaagataaagtattattttatttaaaatacactattttaattataattaactgTACAATAGTAATCTGAACTAAATTTAAAACATGAATTGCTAGAAAAcatattatttaacttataattaattataaattaatgattttaattaaatttagagtataatttgatttaaaaattttatttatatatgtaaataaataataattaatgatctgatcaaataaaaatttaagcataatttaatttgaagttCATAATCATAACAACAAACTAAAGTCTTAATTAGTTCTTAATATCAAATTCAGAGTATGATATGATGTAATCATCTAGGATAcatttggtttgattttgagaATAAGACAagataagacattaaaaataaaacacaaaggatcgaaatacaaaaattagtatctttgtattttgtttggtaatgaactgaatataagataaaaacaaataccgagattttgggtagctaagTTTGATATTAAAAGTATGTAGGTTGTGTATGTATTAGGTGAGAATTTAGATTaagcaaagattcaaattttagttcaCTTGGTCATATATATATCTTTACCTTTACCCTtagtcccattacaaccttgaaaagttCTCATAGTATTTGCATatgtacattaaatatttgctgattggttagatgaagaacaaacttTAGAAAACATAATTAGGATGGAATTGAGTGGATTAACCCTAAATActttgagcgattagagtgcatatgcacatccggtgagggttcaattgcTCAATTCCATATTTCCATATTTGATCATTATTTATCTTGCAAGTTTATAAATTCGTTtgaataactcaattcaattgtgaatttgattttgttataattattttggCCCTTGATTgtgcataaatattttttttgaaaatttgatttactttgactatatatatgtttatatataaatagataGTAATTAGAATAGTTATATGCATATAGATAATTTGCATGTAGATAGTacttgcattgaataaatgttgatatctATTTTTTGTATCTTTCTTGGTTtaacatgaggacatgcttggtttaaatggggggaggttgataaacctcaattttgtgatttatcttgtgttgaatttagtaaattttatcaacttttctcacatttattcaatgaaattgcatggttttgtgaatttctcctaaattgtgcttaagagtgaaaacatattttttaagtccttaatttgctaaatttaattctctttaattctatttgatgccttgatgtgtttgtttagtgatttcaggcttaaaaggcaaagattggattgaagaagtgaagaaaaagtatgcaaaatggagaattcatgaagaaaagaGGATTTGGTGGAAATCATGGGCACGCATACGTATgcctcacgcgtatgcgtgaggAAGGAAATTCGCCAGGCCACGCATATGCGTGATCCACGTGTACACGTGACACTtgtcacgtgacctcattaaaggaaCATGCTGGGGCGATTTTTGGACTTACTGgaacccaatccaactcatttctaaagctATTAGAGGCCAAATTCAAGAAGGATGGGGGGAGGGGGATAGCAATTAGATTAGGTTAAAAACATGTTTAGGTtagttctagagagagaagcttcctcttctctctagaaattagggttcttagtttaagtttctctttaatttcactctttaattcttgttttagtgtagtttcatttatattttcatgttCTAATGTCTTTAGTCTCttagtttcttttgttaatcTCTTATTTATGCTATTTTAGTTTTATGAACACTcttattacttttaattttatttaatgcaatttgttgttttgatgtTATTGATGTttatttgagttgttattattatttacttttctttggtagtagtagattttattatttttgtaatttaatatgcttttcttttattgcacaccaagtgtttgataaaatacttggcttagttttagagtagattttgagcattcttgacttaaaaagagaaattaggcaatcttgagtcattaatacccaatttAGATTGGTGATCTAGAATGATTAGTTAATCTTGTTTTCATTGATGCTACTTATGGATTGGGGTTAACTAGACATATTTGACTTTCTTCCGATTCGAAGATAACGTAATAGGTTTAGCTCTTGAGAATTATTGTATTatgattaatgactaggatagaaaaccttaattctcaatccttgccatgaatgcctCTTTAGTATTTGTCATCTTAgttgtttgatttattttattgtcatttaaatttcttgccatttaattttttgtcttaTCATTAATCCACCCCgtaaaactcataaccaataatttaGCACTCGATTGCAATTTCTAAGAAGAACCATCCGAGAGTAATACTCTcgattatttttattaggttGAACTTGTaacaaccaaaattaaactttaattaaAGATTATTTGTCAGTTTAAATCTATACTTTGATGAAATTATTTTGTGTAAAAATTCTAAACCGACGGTAACCTTACATCACAGTACTCATTTGTA
The genomic region above belongs to Arachis duranensis cultivar V14167 chromosome 3, aradu.V14167.gnm2.J7QH, whole genome shotgun sequence and contains:
- the LOC107479933 gene encoding uncharacterized protein LOC107479933 translates to MERRPSPLVDQTCTSRMFGIFNFLGGHFSRKLVFSARHLSRDGTDAGNTSNRSSSSELSAVDEMYPHIGVNSRRRDYGCKSVSCVENAQMAADQGNKVTKMTIDPKFVNKNYLSKQGAECQPDQLLDALQILYSNKELFLKLLQDPNSLLVKQISGLQSSQVNKYQNSNGRKSGKPVKSSFDRHDSGSNIELELRDKIVVLKPTTNKEKNSAATRFDSPWLHSHRSLIHNPQNAKFSHFPLCHIKRKLRYVMRARRKEQKTDGKPENDPCGCKFLQDGKILKELKSVGNSLETSPSIYEKRFKDSELCIGEEDASVSESCNRMTGDASVSPSEQNTLNMPVKDRKSLSVRRKEHLPNFESISSLQRYYNHGYITEGMRYLDNYQMDHRTKLGLQKERANGCSIRFLGHKNAPRDTIKTFSDKSKPFGTDIRTEESLPGGDLHAQSDNPRDDGYNDSPTLNLDKRNSTGEIEHFQDSHPEIQILSFPPKVVSSSPFSTERIEERTESVVEHSTLQPDEYLVQAVHEQIEDNHFAELVRSSLNGTNNLASSKDMLDCSREIVKVFGLKWDELVMKCESADMHDPSTFDELKGSMGQLSCNAILLDCVMQAFMEVYQNCGFPFNIARKNPHFQAYFAKKILAQEIAEVIKLHFVPHPSQITLDQLVGKDLERSESWLNIQVDIEHIVKEVEEDVLEDLVLEMVSEMDIRDLKTLHEHQTKHKGK